GCCCAGGCCGCCGGAGTTGATCCAGCGCCGCGGCTCGTTGAAGCGGTAGAACTGCGCCGCCCACATCTGGTGCTGACCCACATCGGAGGTGATGTAGGCGTCGCTGTCGCGGGTGAGGTTCCACAGCGTCTCGATGACCGACTGCGGTTTGATCACCTCGGTGGACTGCTTGTAGGTCAGGCAGTCGCGCTTGCGCCAGTCGTTGATCTGGGACCACCAGGCATTCAGCGCCTCGCCATCCGGACGCGCCTGCGATTCCTTGATCTGGGAGATCAGCTCCTGCAGCACGTCCTTGACGTCGCCCACGATCGGGATGTCCACCCGCACCCGCTTGGAGATCGACGAGGGGTCGATGTCCACATGGATGATCTTGCGATCCACCGAGGCGAAGTGCTTGGGATTGCCGATGACGCGGTCGTCGAAGCGCGCGCCCACGGCCAGCAGCACATCGCAGTGCTGCATGGTCATGTTGGCCTCGTAGGTGCCGTGCATGCCCAGCATGCCCAGGAAGCGCGGATCGGTGCCGGGCATCGCGCCCAGACCCATCAGCGTGTTGGTGCAGGGATAGCCGATCAGGTCGATCAGCTGGCGCAGTTCCGCCGTGGCCTCGCCCAGGATCACGCCGCCGCCGGTATAGATATAGGGACGCTTGGCCCCCATCAGCAGCTGGACCGCCTTGCGGATCTGACCGCTGTGGCCCTTCTTCACCGGGTTGTAGGAGCGCATCTCCACCCGCTCCGGATAGTGGAACGCGGTGCGGTTGAGCGAGACATCCTTCGGGATGTCCACCACCACCGGGCCGGGACGGCCGGTGCGGGCGATGTGGAACGCCTTCTTGAGCGTCATCGCCAGGTCGCGCACATCCTTGACCAGGAAGTTGTGCTTGACGATGGGGCGGGTGATGCCGACGGTGTCGCATTCCTGGAAGGCGTCCAGGCCAATCGCCGGCGTGGGCACCTGTCCGGTGATGATCACCATCGGGATGGAATCCATGTACGCGGTCGCGATGCCGGTGATGGCATTCGTGACGCCCGGACCGGACGTGACCAGCGCCACGCCGACCTCGCCGGTGGCGCGGGCATAGCCGTCCGCCGCATGCACCGCCGCCTGTTCATGTCGAACCAGGACGTGATGAATGGCGTCTTGC
The Roseateles amylovorans genome window above contains:
- a CDS encoding acetolactate synthase 3 catalytic subunit, which translates into the protein MDMSAADIKRAAITEARSQPHPHSGSSQELNGSEILVQSLQAEGVKYLWGYPGGAVLYIYDALYKQDAIHHVLVRHEQAAVHAADGYARATGEVGVALVTSGPGVTNAITGIATAYMDSIPMVIITGQVPTPAIGLDAFQECDTVGITRPIVKHNFLVKDVRDLAMTLKKAFHIARTGRPGPVVVDIPKDVSLNRTAFHYPERVEMRSYNPVKKGHSGQIRKAVQLLMGAKRPYIYTGGGVILGEATAELRQLIDLIGYPCTNTLMGLGAMPGTDPRFLGMLGMHGTYEANMTMQHCDVLLAVGARFDDRVIGNPKHFASVDRKIIHVDIDPSSISKRVRVDIPIVGDVKDVLQELISQIKESQARPDGEALNAWWSQINDWRKRDCLTYKQSTEVIKPQSVIETLWNLTRDSDAYITSDVGQHQMWAAQFYRFNEPRRWINSGGLGTMGVGLPYAMGIKLAKPESDVFCITGEGSIQMNIQELSTCQQYKTPVKVVSLNNRYLGMVRQWQELDYGKRYSHSYMDALPDFVKLAEAYGHVGLLVEKPSDVEPALREAIRLKDRTVFLDVRTDPTENVWPMVQAGKGISEMLLGSEDL